GATTCGTGGATATCTTCAGGCATTTTTTTCATGTAGCCTGTTTCAATGAAAGCTTGTCGTAATCGGTTTGTTTCATTTGGTGTATTACCATTTAAGAATGGGAAGCTTCCCTTCTCTTTGGCTAATTCAACTGATGTTCGGTAAGCAGTAGTTGCAATGGTTTCAAATACGTCATCAACAAGTTTGTTACCCTCAGGTGAGCCATACTCGGTTTCACAATAGATTAGTAAATCGTGTAAGCCCATTACGCCAAGTCCAACCCGGCGCTCGCCAAGGGCTTGCTTTTTATTTTCTTCTAGGAAGTATGGCGTTGCGTTAATAACGTTATCTTGCATTCTTACGCCCACAGAGACAGTTTTCTTTAGTTTCTCAAAATCAACAGTTTTTGTTTCCTTGTCCGCCATTTCTGCAAGGTTAACAGCAGCAAGGTTACAAACTGAAAACGGAGCAAGCGGTTGTTCACCACATGGATTTGTTGCAACGACTTGTTGTCCATATGCTTTTGCGTTTGTCATATCGTTTGCATTGTCGATAAAGAAAATCCCTGGCTCGGCTGAGTAGGTTGCACAGATGTTGATTAAATTCCAAAGTTCTTTCGCTTTGATTTTTTTGTAAACTCGCACTTTATTACCAAGTTTTTCCCATTCACGGACATCGCCTACTTGATGCCATTCTTCGTTGTAAACTTTCATTTCTTCTTCATTGTAGTGCTCAACATAAGGAAAACGTAATTCGTATTCACTATCATGTTCAACAGCTTCCATAAACTCTTTGGTTAAACAAACGGAAATGTTTGCTCCAGTTAGGAATTCTGGATTATGAACAGTATAATTTCCACCTGTAGCTAATTTTTCTTCTGCATCAGCAATGATACTTTCATCAAACCCACCATACCCTGGGATATTTTTATAATTTACTATTCCCTGATACATAGCAGTTTCCTGTAGGGTTAATGGTGTAAACTTCAGCTTATCTTTCGCATGTTTTTTAATCGTTTCATCATTGGTATTTTCAATTAAGAATCGTAGAATTCTAGGATTTTGCATTTTCGAAATAATAAATTCAATAATGTCTGGATGCCAGTCGGCCAACATGATCATCTGAGCCCCGCGGCGCGACCCACCCTGCTCAACCAAGTGTGTCAACTTCGCAATATCATCCAACCATGAAACCGAACCAGATGATTTTCCGTTTACACCTCTTGCCAAGGTATTTCGCGGTCTTAATGTTGAACCATTAGTTCCAACACCGCCGCCGCGACTCATAATTTCCATAACTTGCTTACGGTGGTCAGAGATACCCTCACGTGAGTCTGGAACAAAAGGCATCACATAACAATTAAAAAATGTGACGTCGGTATTTGCCCCTGCACCATACAAAACGCGGCCCGCTGGAATGAAGTTCATTGTGACTAGCTCTTGATAAAACTTTTCAAACCACTCAATTCGCTTCTCTTCCGTTTCTTCAACCGATGCAAGACCTGTAGCATTCCGCTTCGCGATTTGTTCATAAAAGAGCTCCAACGGCTTTTCAATGACATCTAAAGATCGGACAATGACTCCTGTACTTGCTTCTTCAGGATCATCGAGGACTCCTCTGAACTCTTCTTCAATCAAAACCTTCGCCTTTTTATTCTCCCAATCAATTTCCACGATAGTTCCTAAGCCTCGTGCTGGAAATTTCGGATCTTCTTTAATAGTTAAAACAACAAAGTCGCCATTTGTTAGGGTGATTTTTGCTGTGTCTTTAAAGGTGTAGCGGTCTAACATGACCAACCGTGAAACACCCTTATGAGTTATTTTCATATCTGGGGTAACCGGATGCACTTGAGGGAATAAGCGGATATCCTCATTTAACCTTTCAAAATCAATATTTATTTTTTGTCTAAAAACTACAGACATGAGAACAGCTCCTTCAATATGATAATCTCTATTTTGGGTTAAATTTTAGTATTCTTTGCTATATCTAGTTGTTTTAATAAATCTAAGTTACCATAAAAAAACATCATTAATCAACTAAAAAATCAATATATGGTATCGAAAATATTTTCGGTACCACTACATATTGTATGTTGAGCAAAAAACAATTATTTTGTCAAACTTAAAAAAAACTAGATTTGGGAGAAAATAAAAGCTATTACCTGATTTTCACCATAAAACAGGAGAATTTAACAAATTTCGCGGCTTGCCTCTTTATTTTAAGTAATAAATGCAAAAAGAAAAAAGCGGTCATCACCGCTTCCATCTACCTTTTATAATTCCATTCATCACTTTCATATCGCTCTTTAGCTATTTTTTGAACGTAGGCGATTTCTTCTTCCGTTAGTTGATATGGTTCAAGATCAATATTCAGTCCCTCAGCAAATCCCTTATAAAATGCCTCTTTTGCCTCCTCAAGGGTAATCCTTCTTGGGCTAATTGAGTTGATGGCAACCGCCTTATCCTTAAATGCCTTCTTCATCCGTTCCTTTACCCGTTCATTTGGATATTTGAACAAACTAAACAGCTTGTCCTCATCCAAATCCAATAGAATCGACCCGTGCTGTAGAATAACTCCTTTCTGTCTTGTTTGCGCACTTCCTGCTACCTTTCTGCCTTCCACAACAAGCTCATACCAGCTCGGGGCATCAAAGCAGACAGCAGAGCGGGGATTTTTCAACGCGTCTCGTTCTTCTGCTGTTTTTGGCACAGCAAAATAGGCTTCAAGACCTAAATGGTGAAAACCTTTTAAAATCCCTTCCGAAATGACACGATAGGCCTCGGTAACGGATTTTGGCATTTCCGGGTGGTCTTCTGAAACAATGACACTGTAAGTAAGCTCATGTTCGTGGAGGACGCCACGTCCACCTGTAGGTCTCCTGACAAACCCTAGCTCGTGTGCTTTCACTGCCTCCATGTCAATTTCTTTTTCAACCTTTTGAAAATAACCGACAGACAGGGTCGGCGGATTCCAGCCATAGAAGCGAATTACCGGGGGGATTTTCCCCTCGCTATGCCAATCCAGCAATGCTTCATCTAACGCCATATTAAAGGATGGTGAACAATTTCCAGAGTCTATAAATCGCCAAACTTCTTTTTTCATTCAAAAACCTCATTTTTATATTATTATTTCGAGTTTTAGTCTACCAAAATCAGATAAGATTTCAAAATGAGATGTTTCTGCTAAAATTCTTTTACAAAATGAAAAGAATTTTTCTCATTCATCTTTATCTTTATCCGAATGACTTATATAATAAAAACTAGTGCAAGAAAGCTTGAAAGGAGTAAAAAAAGTTGAGTTCACTTTATGTTTTGTTAATCATTCTCGCAGCAGTTATCATCTACTCCGTTTTCACCTATTTCTATCAAAAGAGGATTGTTAAAACGGTAAAAGAAGAAGAATTCCGTGCTGGATACAGAAAGGCACAACTAATAGATGTTCGTGAACCGAATGAGTTCGATGGCGGCCATATTTTAGGAGCACGTAATATCCCGATGTCGCAAATAAAAATGCGAATGAAGGAAATCCGCCCTGACATGCCAGTTTACCTGTATTGCCAAAGCGGTTTACGGAGTGCGCGTGCTGCGCAATTTTTACACAAAAAGGGCTATAAAGACCTTACCCAGCTTGAAGGCGGGTTTAAAAAATGGACAGGTAAAGTAAAAGCAAAAAAATAATGAATAAATTTAAGGTTTCCGGGACATTCCGGAGCCTTTTATTGTTTCAAAAAATTCATTTGGCTTATTTTTGACTTCTATTGGCTCATTTTTTTGAACTTCGGCTATTTATCCGTTATATACCAAAACCACAAAAGAATCGGAAAGCCTGCTATAAATTTAAAAGGTCAGATTCACTCGTTGAATCTGACCTTTTCGATGTATTAAGCCTTTTGATATTTCAAAATTGGTTTACGTGCCGCAGTTGTTTCGTCCAAACGGCCAACTACTGTTGTATGTGGCGCCTCTTGAACGACCTCAGGGTTTTCTTCTGCCTCTTTGGCAATTTGGATCATGATATCCACAAAAGAATCAAGCGTTTCTTTTGATTCTGTTTCTGTCGGCTCAATCATGATACATTCTTCCACATTTAACGGGAAGTAAATGGTTGGTGGATGGTAGCCAAAATCAAGCAGACGTTTCGCAATATCCAATGTCCGGACACCTAATTTTTTTTGACGTTTCCCACTAAGTACAAATTCATGCTTACAATGTTTATCAAAAGGTAAATCATAATATTCAGCCAATCTTCTCATCATGTAGTTGGCATTTAATACAGCGTACTCCGTTACTGCTTTTAAGCCATCAGGACCCATAGAACGGATGTAGGTATAGGCACGTACGTTAATGCCGAAGTTACCATAGAACGGCTTTACACGGCCAATTGATTGTGGACGATCATAATCAAGTACAAACTCATCGCCACGCTTCGAAATAATTGGTTTTGGCAAGTACGGAATAAGGTCTGCCTTTACTCCTACAGGACCAGAACCTGGGCCGCCGCCTCCATGTGGACCAGTAAAGGTTTTATGAAGATTTAAGTGAACAACGTCAAATCCCATGTCACCAGGT
The DNA window shown above is from Neobacillus sp. WH10 and carries:
- a CDS encoding rhodanese-like domain-containing protein; protein product: MSSLYVLLIILAAVIIYSVFTYFYQKRIVKTVKEEEFRAGYRKAQLIDVREPNEFDGGHILGARNIPMSQIKMRMKEIRPDMPVYLYCQSGLRSARAAQFLHKKGYKDLTQLEGGFKKWTGKVKAKK
- a CDS encoding vitamin B12-dependent ribonucleotide reductase gives rise to the protein MSVVFRQKINIDFERLNEDIRLFPQVHPVTPDMKITHKGVSRLVMLDRYTFKDTAKITLTNGDFVVLTIKEDPKFPARGLGTIVEIDWENKKAKVLIEEEFRGVLDDPEEASTGVIVRSLDVIEKPLELFYEQIAKRNATGLASVEETEEKRIEWFEKFYQELVTMNFIPAGRVLYGAGANTDVTFFNCYVMPFVPDSREGISDHRKQVMEIMSRGGGVGTNGSTLRPRNTLARGVNGKSSGSVSWLDDIAKLTHLVEQGGSRRGAQMIMLADWHPDIIEFIISKMQNPRILRFLIENTNDETIKKHAKDKLKFTPLTLQETAMYQGIVNYKNIPGYGGFDESIIADAEEKLATGGNYTVHNPEFLTGANISVCLTKEFMEAVEHDSEYELRFPYVEHYNEEEMKVYNEEWHQVGDVREWEKLGNKVRVYKKIKAKELWNLINICATYSAEPGIFFIDNANDMTNAKAYGQQVVATNPCGEQPLAPFSVCNLAAVNLAEMADKETKTVDFEKLKKTVSVGVRMQDNVINATPYFLEENKKQALGERRVGLGVMGLHDLLIYCETEYGSPEGNKLVDDVFETIATTAYRTSVELAKEKGSFPFLNGNTPNETNRLRQAFIETGYMKKMPEDIHESILENGIRNSHLLTVAPTGSTGTMVGVSTGLEPYFSFSYFRSGRLGKFIEVKADIVQEYLDQHPEADANNLPNWFVTAMELAPEAHADVQCVIQRWIDSSISKTVNAPKGYSVEQVEKVYERLYRGGAKGGTVYVDGSRDSQVLTLKAEENTNEQLSMFDEKPNQHVVLVDTITDLRSTDVTIGSEVGNTCPVCRKGKVKEIGGCNTCTNCGAQLRCGL
- a CDS encoding biotin/lipoate A/B protein ligase family protein, producing MKKEVWRFIDSGNCSPSFNMALDEALLDWHSEGKIPPVIRFYGWNPPTLSVGYFQKVEKEIDMEAVKAHELGFVRRPTGGRGVLHEHELTYSVIVSEDHPEMPKSVTEAYRVISEGILKGFHHLGLEAYFAVPKTAEERDALKNPRSAVCFDAPSWYELVVEGRKVAGSAQTRQKGVILQHGSILLDLDEDKLFSLFKYPNERVKERMKKAFKDKAVAINSISPRRITLEEAKEAFYKGFAEGLNIDLEPYQLTEEEIAYVQKIAKERYESDEWNYKR